The Bactrocera dorsalis isolate Fly_Bdor chromosome 3, ASM2337382v1, whole genome shotgun sequence genomic interval TATATGCCGCTGTCATGATAACAAATGGACGACGGGCTGAAGGCCCAGAACACCCGTTTGGGTTGGAGCACGCTTGGCGTTGGCTGGTCGACTTTAGTAGTCTTGAACCACTGCCCGACATTAGTGCTACATTAATATTAGAAATGCTACAGACACTAGGTTTTTCGATGTGTCGTGCTTATGGCAGACAATTTACGAAGCTACTTTTACACATACAACGCGATTATTTCGCAAAACTAGCTCAAGTGGATGAGGGTGGTCCGCGTACGCGCTTGGAAATGCTCTTTATGAATTACTTGAATCAACAACAGATTCCTGAGCCACAAGGCATGCTACCAGCCTCTTTCTGGTAGTCGCTCGACGGATTTTTCATTTTACCGTACACAACAATTATTGTCTTGCAAACATTGTGCTtgtagtattttttgttttgtttcacggactacacaaataaatttcgaattaaTTATGATGTCACTTGAAAGCAGAATAACACATTTCTAATAAAATCTCGCATTCCCCTGCAAATTATAATTATTGGAGTACGTTTGAAAAAGTTACGAATTCCATGATATTCCtttgttttaatattgttttcacCATTCTGAATAGatacaacaaaatttctttactgGCATtagtcatcatcatcatcgtcaccATCTTCAATATCTAAATCTTCCAGTTCATCTACGAGACCCATAAACAGTTCTTTGTTTATGGGTGCCGCATCATTGGCAGGTGTGCTATTACCATCGTTCGTTGCAGCTGCTGCTTCCTCTTCAGACGACTGCTTTGCCGCCGCCTCGGATTGTTCCTGCAACCGTGACTCTGATGCTACTGTACCCGAACCATCCGCTTCCTGTGCTGCCAGCGAAAGCGCCGTCAAATCCAATTCTTTGAATTCCACAGCGTCTTCATCGTCCGAACGCTCGTAATTATCGAATGCAGCATCACCATCCTCCATTGGGCCGTCATCGACCAGATCCGGATTGAAGCTGAACATTTCTCTACCTGAAATACCGAATTGTTTGCCTTTGCTGAagtcattcttcttcttctcctctTCCGCAgccattttttctttcttttcctgAATTTTGCGTTTCTTCCAAGCCAAAAATGTTTCCAGCGTTACACGCGTCTGATTTGAACCCAATGCGGCACGCTCTCTTTCGATAAGGTCAACCAATGAAATCTCGCTGGGTTTGTCAACATTCTTTTTATCTTTCTTTAATACATAACCTTGCGGTAATGCGTGACGGTAAATACATTTCTCACCATTGGGACATTCCCAGAACCAACCgtatttggatttttcaactgC includes:
- the LOC105226667 gene encoding zinc finger CCCH domain-containing protein 15 homolog — protein: MPPKKAPATSKKTEQKKKEKIIEDKTFGLKNKKGSKQQKFIQQVQKQVQSGGQHPRTDGDKRKEDKEKKLQEAKELALIFRPVQGQKVEKGTDPKSVVCAFFKQGSCTKGDKCKFSHDLSIEQKTEKRSMYVDMRDDDPDDNMANWDDAKLKEVVDKKHSNEKKRPTTDIICKYFLEAVEKSKYGWFWECPNGEKCIYRHALPQGYVLKKDKKNVDKPSEISLVDLIERERAALGSNQTRVTLETFLAWKKRKIQEKKEKMAAEEEKKKNDFSKGKQFGISGREMFSFNPDLVDDGPMEDGDAAFDNYERSDDEDAVEFKELDLTALSLAAQEADGSGTVASESRLQEQSEAAAKQSSEEEAAAATNDGNSTPANDAAPINKELFMGLVDELEDLDIEDGDDDDDD